CCTCCCATTGGATTATACTTCAATGAATTTTCATTTATCTTGTAACTTTTTATAACTCCTTTATCTGTAAATGCGTTTGGATCTTCTTGCCTTAATAAATTTTCAATCACATCTTTAGCTTTCTTACTCTCTGCAATTTGAATCATTTCTTGTTTTTTGGCAGATTGTCCATTAAAAAAGCTACAGCCTCCTAAGCTCAGGCTAAATACTACCATTATCAACACAATAAATTTACTTTTTTTCATCTTCTTCCCATTCTTTCTTCAGGTTTCTTAGAATTTATTATACAAAATTCTAAGAAACCTGAAATGTTACTTTTGTTAAAAAATGTTGCCAAATCGTTACAAGCACTAGCTATTAATGTAACATATTGGTTTTGATCCAGAAATGTTTCTATTTTCCTATATTAGGGGTATTTACCTGAATGAGTTTATTTCCCAGTCTCTTCTGCTTTACTTAACAGATCATCTAATTTTGCTGAAATACCATAACTACCTGCTTCGAACTGTCCTGAATCTTCCATTTGAACAGTCGTATCGATCGTTAACTTTTTATCGCCATTGATAACGAGATAGACATTCATCCCCCCCATTGGATTGTATTCCAATTCACCTTTTATCAGGGTATAGGAGTGAATGACCCCTTCTGAAGTGAAAGCTTTAGGATCGATACTAATTAAAAAGTGTTTTATCGCTCGCTCCATTTTCGTGCTTTCTGCAATCTGAATCATTTTCCTTCTCTCAGCAGATTGATCCGTAAAAAGGCCACAACCTCCTAGAAACAAAGTCAGTAAAAATAGTAGCATTAATCCTTGTTTTTTATCAGTCATATTTCCCTCTCACTTATATTATTCGTAATGATTCTTAAAAAATGAGCCAATTTTTAAAAATTTTTTCCAGAATTCAAAAAAACACACCCTTACTGGGTGTGTCTCTGTTAAATCATGTATTCGACGCTATAAGTGGCGTCGGATAGAATCCGTGAAAGGAATTGTTTGGTTCGTTCTTCTTTTGGACTGTTGAAGAATTCATGGGGTTCGTTTTCTTCGATGATGTGTCCGCCGTCCATAAAGATAACGTGGTTGGCCACATCACGCGCGAAGCCCATCTCATGCGTCACCACAACCATGGTTACTCCTTCTTGGGCCAATTGCTTCATGACATCTAAGACATCACCGACCAACTCTGGGTCTAGCGCTGAAGTCGGCTCGTCCAGCAAGATCACGTCTGGTTTCACTGCGATGGCACGCGCGATTCCGATCCGTTGCTGCTGGCCCCCTGACAATTGCGAAGGATAGTAATCCTTGTAAGCGAGGAGACCAACTTTTTCAAGGGCTGATTCTGCCCGTTGGATGGCCTCTTCTTTTGGAATCTTACGAGCCACAACTAAGCCTTCTAAGATATTTTCAAGCGCTGTTTTGTTGGCAAAGAGATTGTAATGCTGGAAGACAAAGGCTGTCTTTTGGCGGATTTCTTGAATCTCTTTTTTGCTGAGATTTGAGAGGTCATACTCTTTTCCACCTAGGGTTAGGTGCCCTGTATCTGCCTTTTCCAAGTGGTTGAGGCAACGAAGGAAGGTTGTTTTTCCTGATCCAGATGGACCCAAAATAACGACCACATCCCCTTGGTTGACCTTGAGATTGACATCTACCAGGACTTGGTGGTCCTTAAATTTTTTCGATACGTGTTCTACTTCTAACATCTTCTTATTTCTCCTTCTTCTATGCGAGTGTCAGGCGTTTTTCTAAGCGATTGAATCCCCACTGAATCACCCCACAAATGACAATATAAAGAATAAAAATCACTAGATAGGATTCAAAATATTGATAGCCATAAGAGGCTTCTACCTTGGCAATGGCGGTGATATCCTTGATGGTCATGACAAAGACAAGGGAAGTTCCTTTGACCAAGTTGATAACCAGGTTACACAGATTGGGCAGGGCCGCACGCAGGGCTTGTGGAAAAACAATGCGGATGTAGGCTTGGCGATTAGTCAAACCAATGGCTTGCGCTGCTTCTAGCTGGCCCTTATCCACGGTCAGAATGGCTGACCGGAGAATTTCAGCCAGACTCCCCATCGTCATCAAGCTAAAGATGATAAAGGCATAGTAAATGGGATTGATCTCAAAGACATTAAAGTGACTACCAATGCTCTTAAAAAAGCTATTTAAGAGACTAGGGAAGAGACTATAAAAGAAGAGAATCAAGAGAATCGGAGGCGTCGCGCGGATAAAGGCTAAGTAAACCACTGAGAAACTGCGAACCCCTTTGACCTTGTAGATCTGACCGAGTGCCAAAAAGAGGGCTGGAAAGAAACTCAAAAGGATCGACACGACCATGATCAGAAGGGTCACTGGAACACCACCCAAGGTGGCTAGAAATGCTTTACTAATAAAATTGAAATCCATAAGCTACCTTTCTGTTACACTGAGTCGTTTCTCAAGGAGTTGAGCGGAGAAGGAGATCACAAGGGCAATTCCCCAGTAGATCACTGCGACAGCTGTATACGTTTCGAGGGAATAATTTCCAAGATTGCGGCTGATCAAGTTGTTGCCTGCTCCCATGATATCGATAAAGCCAATGGTATAAGCCAAAGCGGCATCACGCATGAGGTTCAAGATGGCAGTCGTCATATTTGGAAGAGCCACGCGAAAGGCTTGGGGAAGGACAATCCGCCAAATGGTCTGAGCTGGTGTCAATCCGATACTCAAGCCTGCTTCCATCTGACCTTTTGGAATGGCCAAATAGGCTGCCTTGAAGACCTCAGAAATCATCGCGGCAAAGAGAAGAAACATGGCAACCAGGACAAAGACAAACTTGGACCAGTGGTCAATATCTACTCCCAACCACCAGTTCAAAAATTGGGGCAGTCCATAAAAGACCAAAAAGAGCAAGACAATCGGAGGGGTACAACGCAAAGTAAAGACATAGCCTTTTGCCAGACCTGCTCCTACCTTATCTTCTGATACTTGTGCCCAGGTCAAAACCAAGCCAAATGCCGAACCTAGAAGCGTCGTTAACACCATCAAAGCTAGGGTCGCTGGTAGGGCTTGGACCAAGGTTGGGAGAAAAGACCAGACCTTGGAAGTGTCGTATGAGACCATGTTTCTTTTCCTTTCTG
The DNA window shown above is from Streptococcus sp. S1 and carries:
- a CDS encoding DUF1310 family protein — encoded protein: MKKSKFIVLIMVVFSLSLGGCSFFNGQSAKKQEMIQIAESKKAKDVIENLLRQEDPNAFTDKGVIKSYKINENSLKYNPMGGLIIKVIINDDNNLTITTTLTEESDGKFEQNGYVISGELSDELRGK
- a CDS encoding DUF1310 family protein; this encodes MTDKKQGLMLLFLLTLFLGGCGLFTDQSAERRKMIQIAESTKMERAIKHFLISIDPKAFTSEGVIHSYTLIKGELEYNPMGGMNVYLVINGDKKLTIDTTVQMEDSGQFEAGSYGISAKLDDLLSKAEETGK
- a CDS encoding amino acid ABC transporter ATP-binding protein — encoded protein: MLEVEHVSKKFKDHQVLVDVNLKVNQGDVVVILGPSGSGKTTFLRCLNHLEKADTGHLTLGGKEYDLSNLSKKEIQEIRQKTAFVFQHYNLFANKTALENILEGLVVARKIPKEEAIQRAESALEKVGLLAYKDYYPSQLSGGQQQRIGIARAIAVKPDVILLDEPTSALDPELVGDVLDVMKQLAQEGVTMVVVTHEMGFARDVANHVIFMDGGHIIEENEPHEFFNSPKEERTKQFLSRILSDATYSVEYMI
- a CDS encoding amino acid ABC transporter permease — protein: MDFNFISKAFLATLGGVPVTLLIMVVSILLSFFPALFLALGQIYKVKGVRSFSVVYLAFIRATPPILLILFFYSLFPSLLNSFFKSIGSHFNVFEINPIYYAFIIFSLMTMGSLAEILRSAILTVDKGQLEAAQAIGLTNRQAYIRIVFPQALRAALPNLCNLVINLVKGTSLVFVMTIKDITAIAKVEASYGYQYFESYLVIFILYIVICGVIQWGFNRLEKRLTLA
- a CDS encoding amino acid ABC transporter permease, encoding MVSYDTSKVWSFLPTLVQALPATLALMVLTTLLGSAFGLVLTWAQVSEDKVGAGLAKGYVFTLRCTPPIVLLFLVFYGLPQFLNWWLGVDIDHWSKFVFVLVAMFLLFAAMISEVFKAAYLAIPKGQMEAGLSIGLTPAQTIWRIVLPQAFRVALPNMTTAILNLMRDAALAYTIGFIDIMGAGNNLISRNLGNYSLETYTAVAVIYWGIALVISFSAQLLEKRLSVTER